A window of Phyllobacterium sp. T1293 contains these coding sequences:
- a CDS encoding DUF599 domain-containing protein, translating into MESARLMSYWVDALALAYFFGVWCLYSHTTANGFLNRRSLTSEMNLARRQWMTTMSSRELRMIDTSIMIGLQQGTGFFASTSILAIGGCFGLLNSSGRVVTLFHDIPFLGETTERLFETKVLGLLVLFAYAFFKFAWAYRLFNYCSILIGGVPMARDKAPDDPQVVFAVNRAAEINILAGQHFNSGLRGIFFSIGYLGWFLDPILFMITTSLVAVVLLRRQFFSNARDALMRNNADTDS; encoded by the coding sequence ATGGAATCCGCACGCTTAATGTCCTACTGGGTTGATGCGCTGGCCCTCGCTTATTTCTTTGGCGTCTGGTGCCTCTATTCGCACACGACAGCGAACGGATTTCTCAATCGGCGCTCACTGACATCGGAAATGAATCTGGCAAGGCGGCAATGGATGACCACCATGTCCAGCCGCGAGCTTCGCATGATCGACACCAGCATCATGATTGGCTTGCAGCAAGGCACCGGCTTTTTTGCGTCAACATCGATTCTCGCCATTGGCGGCTGTTTCGGTCTGCTGAATTCATCCGGGCGGGTGGTCACGCTTTTCCACGACATACCGTTTCTGGGCGAGACAACCGAGCGGCTGTTTGAAACCAAAGTTCTCGGCCTGCTGGTTCTCTTCGCCTATGCGTTCTTCAAGTTTGCCTGGGCATACCGGCTGTTCAACTACTGCTCAATTCTGATCGGCGGCGTGCCGATGGCGCGTGACAAGGCGCCTGACGATCCGCAGGTCGTCTTTGCTGTCAACCGGGCGGCAGAGATCAACATTCTGGCTGGCCAGCATTTCAACAGCGGGTTGCGCGGGATATTCTTTTCCATCGGCTATCTCGGATGGTTCCTCGACCCCATATTGTTCATGATTACCACGAGCCTTGTTGCGGTTGTTCTCTTGCGCCGTCAGTTTTTCTCGAACGCCCGCGATGCCCTCATGCGCAATAATGCCGACACCGATTCATAG
- a CDS encoding MFS transporter translates to MINQVRHPIWISTAKRPTARVFAILFGIESMARAIITSVVPIQTYDLLQSERSVSILYTCMSMLGLMVTLSIPLLIVRIPRRWVYTSGAVSLMLGCAAFALDTVPGQAAGLFLRTFGAGALSITLSLYIMDHIKRGELVRAESVRMATATVAWTAGPFLGVFLYSTMGMIAPFLLSIGFSLLLLTLFWYFRLSDNPALQKGPSRAANPIANVRRFVAQPRLRLAWLIAFSRSCYWSTFFVYGPILMVATGQGKLAGGLLVSLGNLFLLGSILWGKVGMAKGLMRTISGVFVLLALALAGAGLAGEKFPMIAALMLLTGAFFCVALDTLASTTFIRAVHPHERAQMTSVYRTYLDFSELLPAFFYSIILTFFSLGAIFIALGMLMVFTAIVVWRYLPRGL, encoded by the coding sequence GTGATCAATCAAGTTCGCCATCCTATCTGGATCAGTACGGCCAAACGTCCGACAGCTCGGGTGTTTGCGATCCTCTTTGGCATCGAGTCCATGGCCCGTGCGATTATCACCAGCGTGGTGCCGATCCAGACCTATGATCTGCTGCAGAGCGAACGCAGCGTCAGTATCCTTTACACCTGCATGTCGATGCTCGGATTGATGGTGACACTGTCCATTCCGCTGCTGATTGTCCGCATTCCGCGCCGCTGGGTCTATACATCCGGTGCGGTGTCGCTGATGCTCGGCTGCGCTGCCTTTGCGCTGGATACGGTGCCGGGACAGGCGGCTGGACTTTTCCTGCGCACTTTTGGCGCGGGCGCACTGTCGATCACGCTAAGCCTCTACATCATGGATCATATCAAGCGGGGCGAACTGGTCCGCGCCGAATCCGTGCGCATGGCAACGGCCACCGTTGCGTGGACAGCGGGGCCATTCCTTGGCGTTTTCCTCTACAGCACGATGGGCATGATTGCGCCGTTCCTGCTTTCAATAGGCTTTTCCCTGCTGCTGCTGACGTTGTTCTGGTATTTCCGCCTGAGCGACAATCCGGCCCTGCAGAAAGGTCCAAGCCGCGCCGCCAATCCCATTGCCAATGTCAGGCGGTTTGTTGCCCAGCCACGTCTGCGGCTGGCATGGCTCATTGCATTCTCGCGGTCGTGCTACTGGAGCACGTTCTTTGTCTATGGCCCTATTCTCATGGTGGCGACGGGGCAGGGCAAGCTTGCGGGTGGTCTGCTCGTATCGCTTGGCAACCTGTTTCTGCTCGGGTCGATCCTATGGGGCAAGGTTGGCATGGCCAAGGGTTTGATGCGGACGATTTCAGGTGTCTTCGTCCTTCTGGCATTGGCGCTGGCCGGTGCTGGACTTGCCGGTGAAAAATTCCCGATGATTGCCGCGCTCATGCTGCTGACCGGCGCTTTTTTCTGCGTCGCGCTGGATACACTGGCGTCAACGACATTCATTCGCGCGGTTCACCCGCATGAGCGGGCGCAAATGACCTCGGTTTACCGAACCTATCTCGATTTCTCCGAGCTTTTACCAGCGTTCTTCTATTCGATTATTCTGACATTTTTCAGCCTTGGCGCGATTTTCATCGCGCTTGGAATGCTGATGGTATTCACGGCAATCGTCGTCTGGCGCTACCTGCCGCGCGGACTATGA
- a CDS encoding heparan-alpha-glucosaminide N-acetyltransferase has product MSQTETLTQPAKSRLGKLDVLRGIALIAMATYHTGWDFEFFGYMEPGTTGHGAWKLYARIIASTFLVLVGFSLVLAHRNGIRWRPFGIRLAQIVAASLAITLVTRYITPHSFVFFGILHEIAAASVLGLLFLRLPAIVIAVVAAAVVAAPHYLASATFDAPVFWPLGLSELPIRSNDYVPVFPWFGPVLAGMALAKTLLHFNLTRIFAGNIRPDWLDRGLRFIGQHSLAFYLIHQPVLMGCVFLIAQVFPPATLTPHEVFDRECTRTCSVENDKAFCERFCTCTMSQLETQKIFDDVYAGKRTQDNDPQIQDITGMCTNEAMQP; this is encoded by the coding sequence ATGAGCCAGACCGAGACGTTGACCCAGCCCGCCAAATCCCGTCTTGGCAAGCTGGACGTTCTGCGCGGGATCGCGCTCATCGCCATGGCGACCTACCATACGGGCTGGGATTTCGAGTTTTTCGGCTATATGGAGCCCGGCACCACGGGCCATGGCGCGTGGAAGCTCTACGCCCGCATCATCGCTTCGACCTTTCTCGTACTGGTCGGTTTCAGCCTTGTTCTGGCACATCGCAACGGCATTCGCTGGCGGCCCTTTGGTATCCGCCTTGCGCAGATTGTTGCGGCATCGCTCGCGATCACGCTTGTTACCCGGTATATCACGCCCCATAGTTTTGTGTTTTTCGGCATTCTGCACGAGATTGCCGCCGCCAGCGTGCTCGGCCTGTTGTTCCTGCGCCTTCCGGCCATCGTGATTGCCGTGGTGGCGGCCGCTGTTGTCGCCGCACCGCATTATCTGGCATCGGCCACGTTCGACGCGCCGGTTTTCTGGCCGCTGGGCCTGTCGGAATTGCCAATCCGCTCAAATGATTACGTCCCGGTGTTCCCGTGGTTCGGTCCGGTACTCGCCGGAATGGCCCTTGCCAAAACTCTGCTGCACTTCAATCTCACGCGAATTTTCGCAGGAAATATCCGTCCTGACTGGCTCGACCGTGGATTGCGGTTCATTGGCCAGCACAGTCTGGCATTCTATCTTATCCATCAGCCTGTGCTGATGGGCTGTGTTTTTCTGATTGCACAGGTGTTTCCCCCTGCAACGCTGACGCCACACGAGGTTTTTGACCGGGAATGCACGCGCACCTGTTCCGTGGAGAATGACAAGGCGTTCTGCGAGCGCTTCTGCACCTGCACCATGAGCCAGCTGGAAACGCAGAAGATTTTCGATGATGTCTATGCGGGCAAACGCACGCAGGACAATGATCCGCAGATACAGGATATTACCGGTATGTGTACCAATGAGGCGATGCAGCCTTAA
- a CDS encoding MerR family transcriptional regulator: MREYYSITELTREFGVSTRTLRFYEDEGLIHPVRRGRTRLFRPSDRHLLKQILRGKRLGFSIAEIHEIVQMYTEPPGEMGQLHLLMKRVEEKRADLRQKRRDIEETLTELDQVEEACIERLAELGVNT, encoded by the coding sequence ATGCGCGAATATTATTCCATTACTGAGCTGACGCGGGAGTTTGGCGTTTCGACGCGGACATTGCGCTTTTATGAGGACGAGGGGCTGATCCATCCGGTTCGCCGTGGACGCACCCGCCTGTTTCGTCCATCAGACCGGCATCTTCTCAAGCAGATTCTTCGCGGCAAGCGCCTCGGCTTTTCCATCGCCGAGATCCACGAGATCGTGCAAATGTACACCGAGCCACCGGGTGAAATGGGTCAACTGCACCTTTTGATGAAGCGCGTGGAAGAAAAGCGTGCTGATCTTCGCCAAAAACGCCGGGATATTGAAGAGACATTGACGGAACTCGATCAGGTTGAGGAAGCCTGCATTGAGCGCTTGGCAGAGCTGGGTGTGAATACCTGA
- the mgtE gene encoding magnesium transporter produces MDETETLPQSADEERDVDIYGEDGAVRSSYLARVGAAIADRDVLFLRSHVGKLHQSELGHVLEALQSEQRSALIELLGDEFDFASLTEVDEAVRLEIVDAMPNQQIAEAVQDLDSDDAVYILEDLDQEDRDEILAQLPFTERVRLRRSLGYPEETAGRRMQTEFVAVPPFWTVGQTIDYMRNNADLPESFSQIFVIDPMFRLLGAIDLDRILRAGRDAKIDEIMHETRHAIPATMDQEEAAQIFEQYDLLSAAVVDENERLVGVLTIENIVDVIQEEAEEDIMRLGGVGDEELSDSVFSTSRSRTPWLVVNLFTAFLSASIIGLFDGTIQQMVALAVLMPIVASMGGNAATQTMTVTVRALATRHMDIYNAGRIIRREASVGLINGMVFALLIGMVAGLWFQSAELGGIIATAMIINMMAAALGGILIPLLLDKFGADPAISSAVFVTTVTDVVGFFSFLGLATWWFALG; encoded by the coding sequence ATGGACGAAACTGAAACATTGCCTCAGTCCGCCGATGAAGAGCGGGACGTCGACATTTACGGCGAAGACGGCGCTGTCCGCTCTTCCTATCTTGCCCGTGTCGGCGCCGCCATTGCGGATCGCGATGTTCTGTTTCTGCGGTCCCACGTCGGCAAGCTGCACCAGTCCGAACTCGGCCATGTGCTCGAGGCGTTGCAATCGGAGCAGCGCTCGGCACTCATCGAGCTTCTTGGCGATGAATTCGATTTCGCATCACTGACGGAAGTCGACGAGGCCGTGCGCCTCGAAATCGTCGACGCCATGCCGAATCAGCAGATCGCTGAAGCGGTTCAGGATCTTGATTCCGATGACGCGGTCTACATTCTTGAGGATCTTGATCAGGAAGACCGCGACGAGATTCTGGCGCAGCTGCCATTTACCGAACGCGTTCGCCTTCGTCGCTCTCTCGGCTATCCGGAAGAAACCGCCGGTCGCCGTATGCAGACGGAGTTTGTTGCGGTTCCACCATTCTGGACCGTCGGACAGACCATCGACTACATGCGCAATAACGCGGATTTGCCCGAATCCTTTTCGCAGATTTTCGTCATCGACCCAATGTTCCGGTTGCTCGGTGCCATTGATCTTGATCGTATCCTGCGCGCCGGTCGTGATGCGAAGATCGACGAGATCATGCACGAGACGCGTCACGCCATTCCTGCGACCATGGATCAGGAAGAAGCGGCGCAAATCTTTGAACAGTATGATCTTCTATCTGCAGCCGTTGTCGATGAGAATGAGCGGCTCGTGGGCGTGCTGACCATTGAGAACATCGTGGACGTTATTCAGGAAGAGGCCGAAGAGGATATCATGCGCCTCGGCGGCGTCGGCGACGAAGAACTTTCCGACTCGGTCTTTTCAACATCCCGTTCACGCACGCCATGGCTGGTCGTCAATCTGTTCACCGCATTTCTGTCCGCATCCATCATCGGGCTGTTCGACGGTACCATCCAGCAGATGGTTGCGCTTGCGGTCCTTATGCCCATCGTGGCGTCAATGGGCGGCAACGCGGCGACCCAGACCATGACCGTCACCGTGCGCGCTTTGGCGACCCGGCACATGGACATCTACAATGCGGGCCGCATCATCCGCCGCGAGGCTTCGGTTGGCCTGATTAACGGCATGGTGTTCGCGTTATTGATCGGCATGGTGGCGGGCCTTTGGTTCCAGAGCGCCGAACTTGGCGGAATTATCGCCACAGCCATGATCATCAACATGATGGCGGCGGCGCTGGGTGGCATTCTGATTCCCTTGCTGCTCGACAAGTTCGGAGCCGATCCGGCTATTTCATCGGCGGTTTTTGTAACGACTGTAACCGACGTTGTCGGCTTTTTCTCATTTTTGGGATTGGCAACCTGGTGGTTCGCACTGGGTTGA
- a CDS encoding aldehyde dehydrogenase family protein, which yields MLRKTDFYINGKWTAPAVARDLEVINPADEQAFAVISVGSAADVDAAVAAARKAFTPWSVTSREERIAWLERLTAVYEARINDMAQAISSEMGAPIKMALEEQAASGTSHLKAFMRALRDFKFERPLDEHNKNVLIAYEPIGVCGLITPWNWPMNQVILKVVPAIAAGCTVVLKPSEIAPISSVVFAEMIDASGLPAGVFNMVNGDGPSVGAAMSAHPGIDMMSFTGSTRAGIAVTKAAADTVKRVSLELGGKSPNIVFADSDVEAAVARGVLHVFNNTGQSCNAPTRMLVERSVYAKATEVAAATAKATVVGDPAKDGDHMGPLVSEAQFNKVQGLIEQGIKEGARLIAGGTGRPEGFNRGYFVRPTVFADVNNDMTIAREEIFGPVLAMIPFDTEEEAVEIANDTPYGLAAYIQSGDRERIKRVSKQLRAGMVRVNGASHKADAPFGGYKQSGIGREGGHWGLEDFLEVKAISGWEDSAA from the coding sequence ATGCTTCGCAAGACCGATTTCTATATCAATGGAAAATGGACAGCTCCAGCAGTGGCAAGAGACCTTGAAGTCATCAATCCTGCCGATGAGCAGGCATTTGCCGTCATTTCGGTTGGATCAGCCGCCGATGTCGATGCTGCCGTCGCTGCGGCGCGTAAGGCATTTACCCCATGGAGCGTGACAAGCCGCGAAGAGCGTATCGCGTGGCTTGAACGCCTGACCGCTGTCTATGAAGCGCGTATCAACGATATGGCGCAGGCGATTTCCTCCGAAATGGGTGCGCCGATCAAAATGGCGCTGGAAGAGCAGGCGGCCTCGGGCACCAGCCACCTCAAGGCTTTCATGCGCGCTCTGAGGGATTTCAAATTCGAACGGCCATTGGATGAACACAACAAGAATGTCCTGATCGCCTATGAACCAATCGGGGTTTGCGGCCTGATCACACCATGGAACTGGCCAATGAATCAGGTCATCCTCAAGGTTGTGCCTGCTATCGCTGCCGGTTGCACCGTTGTGCTGAAACCTTCAGAAATTGCACCGATCTCGTCAGTTGTATTTGCCGAAATGATCGATGCATCGGGCCTGCCGGCTGGTGTTTTCAACATGGTCAATGGCGATGGCCCGTCGGTCGGTGCTGCCATGTCTGCACATCCGGGTATCGACATGATGTCCTTCACCGGCTCGACCCGCGCAGGCATTGCCGTCACCAAGGCAGCTGCCGATACGGTCAAGCGCGTGTCGCTGGAACTTGGCGGCAAGTCACCCAACATTGTTTTTGCCGATAGCGATGTTGAAGCTGCGGTCGCGCGCGGCGTTCTGCATGTTTTCAACAATACGGGCCAGTCCTGCAATGCGCCAACGCGCATGCTGGTGGAACGCTCGGTTTACGCCAAGGCCACGGAAGTGGCTGCCGCCACAGCCAAGGCGACCGTGGTTGGCGATCCGGCAAAGGATGGCGACCATATGGGTCCGCTCGTTTCCGAAGCACAGTTCAACAAGGTACAGGGCCTGATTGAGCAGGGCATCAAGGAAGGTGCGCGCCTGATTGCCGGTGGTACTGGCCGTCCGGAAGGTTTCAATCGCGGTTATTTCGTTCGTCCAACCGTGTTTGCCGATGTAAACAACGACATGACGATTGCCCGTGAAGAAATCTTTGGACCGGTGCTTGCCATGATCCCGTTCGACACGGAAGAAGAGGCCGTCGAAATCGCCAATGACACGCCTTATGGGCTCGCCGCCTATATCCAATCGGGTGATCGTGAACGGATCAAACGCGTGTCGAAACAGCTGCGTGCCGGCATGGTTCGTGTGAACGGCGCTTCGCATAAGGCAGACGCACCTTTCGGCGGCTACAAGCAGTCCGGCATTGGCCGTGAGGGCGGTCATTGGGGACTGGAAGACTTTCTTGAGGTCAAGGCAATCAGCGGCTGGGAAGACAGCGCCGCCTGA
- a CDS encoding anthranilate synthase component II — translation MILIIDNYDSFVFTVARYFAELGEETQVVRNDAISIADIETLKPSSLVISPGPCGPHEAGQSLAIIEKFSGTLPILGICLGHQCIGEAFGGRVLRAQEPMHGRSSLIQHDGTGVFKGLPSPFKAGRYHSLIVVADENTTALTVTARSDKGEIMGLAHNEHPTFGVQFHPESVLTEYGHAMLGNFLRLGRQFHQRKKS, via the coding sequence ATGATCCTCATCATTGATAATTACGATTCGTTCGTTTTCACCGTGGCGCGCTATTTTGCCGAACTTGGCGAGGAGACGCAGGTTGTGCGCAATGATGCGATCTCGATTGCCGACATTGAAACGCTAAAACCCTCGTCCCTCGTTATTTCGCCGGGACCATGCGGACCGCATGAAGCGGGCCAGTCGCTGGCCATCATTGAAAAGTTCAGCGGTACGCTTCCTATTCTGGGCATCTGCCTTGGCCACCAGTGCATTGGCGAAGCCTTTGGTGGCAGGGTTTTGCGGGCGCAAGAGCCTATGCATGGCCGTTCATCACTGATCCAGCACGATGGAACAGGGGTGTTCAAGGGACTGCCAAGTCCATTCAAGGCGGGGCGTTACCATTCGCTTATTGTCGTTGCCGATGAAAACACCACCGCGCTCACTGTAACAGCACGTTCGGACAAGGGCGAAATCATGGGGCTCGCACACAATGAGCACCCGACCTTTGGCGTACAGTTTCATCCGGAATCGGTGCTGACGGAATATGGCCATGCAATGCTGGGCAATTTCCTGCGCCTTGGCCGTCAGTTCCATCAGCGGAAGAAATCGTGA
- the pabB gene encoding aminodeoxychorismate synthase component I has protein sequence MYIREIPWLEPVEAAERLRPFGGLSFLDSAMRHDQLGRYSYVAADPFGKLAVRDGVVHWNDEASQLPPLEALSHYLDLYRLEDQPDLPPFHGGAIGYFSYEFGRLLENLPEPVKQPQGDVPDAVWSFYDVVLAFDHLKQKVWLVSSGLPEQAGEHRAARAVERSDAFFAALEKQLGQHSSPRPRIAREVWKSNFEREAYKRAVAGVVEYILDGDIFQANIAQRFSADLPDDYPMWSFYKALRQRNAATFAAYLEHDDLVIASSSPERFLSVRGRNVETRPIKGTVPRSTDPDIDRRHADELLASEKDRAENLMIVDLMRNDLSRVCNPHSVLTPVLCGLESYASVHHLVSVVTGRLADDRTLPDLIRAAFPGGSITGAPKLRAMEIITETEHVARGIYCGSIGFIGFNGNMDTNIAIRTVLFQGGKAVFQAGGGITALSDPAAEYQETLDKAVRIFDVFDMAGDIGS, from the coding sequence ATGTATATCCGGGAAATTCCATGGCTGGAACCTGTAGAAGCCGCCGAACGCCTCAGGCCATTCGGCGGCTTGAGCTTTCTCGACAGTGCCATGCGTCATGACCAGCTTGGCCGTTATTCCTATGTGGCCGCCGATCCCTTCGGAAAACTGGCGGTAAGAGACGGTGTAGTCCACTGGAACGATGAAGCATCGCAACTTCCGCCACTGGAGGCGCTTTCCCATTATCTGGACCTGTACCGGCTCGAGGATCAGCCCGATCTTCCTCCGTTCCACGGTGGAGCAATCGGTTATTTTTCCTATGAATTCGGACGCTTGCTGGAAAATCTTCCCGAACCGGTAAAGCAGCCGCAAGGCGACGTTCCGGATGCAGTCTGGAGTTTTTATGATGTCGTTCTTGCCTTCGATCATCTGAAACAAAAGGTCTGGCTGGTTTCATCGGGCCTGCCTGAGCAGGCCGGGGAACACCGGGCGGCTCGTGCCGTAGAGCGTTCGGACGCCTTCTTTGCCGCGCTCGAAAAACAACTGGGACAGCACAGCTCTCCAAGACCGCGCATTGCGCGAGAAGTCTGGAAATCCAATTTCGAGCGTGAAGCTTATAAGCGGGCTGTCGCTGGGGTTGTTGAATACATTCTCGACGGCGATATTTTTCAGGCCAACATTGCGCAGCGCTTTAGCGCCGATCTTCCTGATGATTATCCCATGTGGTCGTTCTATAAAGCCTTGCGCCAGCGCAATGCTGCAACGTTTGCCGCCTATCTTGAACATGACGATCTGGTGATAGCCTCAAGTTCGCCCGAGAGGTTTTTGTCGGTGCGCGGCAGGAATGTTGAAACACGGCCAATCAAGGGAACAGTGCCGCGCTCGACTGATCCTGACATCGACCGGCGGCACGCGGATGAACTGCTGGCATCGGAAAAGGATCGTGCTGAAAACCTGATGATTGTTGATCTGATGCGCAACGACCTTTCGCGCGTCTGCAATCCCCATTCTGTTCTAACGCCTGTGCTGTGCGGTCTGGAATCCTATGCCAGCGTGCATCATCTGGTTTCCGTGGTGACGGGCCGTCTGGCCGATGACAGGACATTGCCCGATCTGATCCGCGCGGCTTTCCCCGGCGGTTCGATCACCGGCGCACCAAAATTGCGGGCGATGGAGATCATCACGGAAACCGAACATGTCGCGCGGGGCATTTATTGCGGTTCGATCGGCTTTATCGGCTTCAATGGCAATATGGATACCAATATCGCTATCCGCACAGTGCTGTTTCAGGGTGGCAAGGCTGTATTTCAGGCGGGTGGAGGTATCACGGCGCTATCTGATCCGGCGGCGGAATATCAGGAGACGCTCGATAAGGCGGTGCGGATTTTCGATGTGTTCGATATGGCCGGAGATATCGGGTCATGA
- a CDS encoding Lrp/AsnC family transcriptional regulator gives MDDLDRRLLSLLRDDCRMPVSSMATLLGISRATVRARVDKLTTDGTIQGFTVTLKAGAGVYGVRAIAMIEVAGQGAEKVIRRLQGFPEIRALHTTNGRWDIVAEIEVETLEAFDHTLRDIRHIDGITLTETSILLSTRKSG, from the coding sequence ATGGATGATCTCGACCGCCGATTGCTGTCTTTGCTCCGGGATGATTGCCGCATGCCCGTTTCGTCGATGGCAACATTGCTGGGTATTTCGCGCGCCACTGTCCGCGCCCGCGTCGACAAGCTGACAACCGATGGCACCATTCAGGGCTTTACCGTGACGCTGAAAGCCGGGGCGGGTGTTTATGGTGTGCGTGCCATTGCCATGATCGAGGTGGCGGGCCAAGGTGCGGAGAAAGTTATCCGCCGTCTGCAGGGGTTTCCCGAGATTCGCGCGCTGCATACGACCAATGGACGTTGGGATATTGTCGCGGAAATCGAAGTCGAAACCCTTGAAGCCTTCGATCATACCTTGCGGGACATTCGCCATATTGACGGAATCACCCTGACCGAGACAAGTATCCTTCTTTCAACCCGCAAAAGCGGGTGA
- the rocF gene encoding arginase encodes MLGKFENDPKQKLMIVGAPIEEGAGRLGALMGPAALRTAGLVRTLEEMGHPVDDHGDLRLPDVLPVVPPVAGLAHYIEKIAAWSRMLCVETYEAMKAGEFPVILGGDHSLSMGSVAGVARYCQENNRELFVLWLDAHSDFNTPATSPSGNMHGMSAALLCNEPGLEGVFGDEPHGLIKPENLHLFGIRSIDTVERKLLRERGIDVIDMRQIDEFGVAKLMRRIIERVQKANGILHVSFDVDFIDPSLAPGVGTTVPGGATYREAHLAMEMLHDSGVVGSLDIVELNPFLDDRGKSAMLLVDLVASLFGRQIYERPAQSDQSTTALNV; translated from the coding sequence ATGCTCGGCAAATTTGAGAACGACCCAAAACAGAAATTGATGATTGTCGGCGCGCCTATCGAGGAAGGCGCCGGTCGTCTCGGTGCCCTGATGGGACCTGCGGCGCTGCGCACTGCCGGTCTCGTCCGCACATTGGAAGAAATGGGCCATCCTGTTGATGATCATGGCGACCTTCGCCTGCCCGATGTGCTGCCCGTCGTCCCGCCAGTTGCCGGTCTTGCTCACTACATCGAAAAGATTGCCGCGTGGTCGCGTATGCTCTGCGTTGAGACCTATGAAGCCATGAAGGCGGGGGAATTTCCGGTTATTCTCGGCGGCGACCATTCCCTTTCCATGGGTTCCGTCGCTGGCGTTGCCCGCTACTGCCAGGAAAACAATCGCGAACTCTTCGTGCTCTGGCTCGATGCCCATTCGGATTTCAACACACCCGCCACATCGCCATCAGGCAATATGCATGGCATGTCTGCGGCGCTCCTGTGCAACGAACCTGGCCTTGAAGGCGTGTTTGGCGATGAGCCGCATGGCCTGATCAAACCTGAAAACCTGCATCTTTTCGGCATTCGCTCCATCGATACGGTCGAGCGGAAGCTGCTGCGTGAACGCGGCATTGATGTCATCGACATGCGCCAGATCGATGAGTTCGGCGTGGCCAAGCTCATGCGCCGCATCATTGAACGCGTGCAAAAGGCCAATGGCATCCTGCATGTCAGCTTTGACGTGGATTTCATCGATCCATCGCTTGCACCCGGTGTCGGCACGACAGTTCCCGGCGGCGCGACCTATCGCGAAGCGCATCTCGCCATGGAAATGCTGCACGATTCCGGCGTTGTCGGTTCGCTCGATATCGTTGAACTTAACCCGTTTCTCGATGATCGCGGCAAGAGCGCCATGCTGCTTGTCGATCTCGTCGCCAGCCTGTTCGGCCGGCAGATTTATGAACGGCCCGCCCAGTCAGACCAGAGCACCACTGCTCTCAACGTATAA